The following coding sequences lie in one Desulfitibacter sp. BRH_c19 genomic window:
- a CDS encoding inosine-5-monophosphate dehydrogenase codes for MIIPFFLTPKQEVIILSPKNTMRQALEKMEHHRYSAIPLIDEKGKYVGTITEGDLLWKIKNTPGLSFENTNKILLTEVPWHIKNRPVKITARVDSLLMLAISQNFVPVVDDNDVFIGIVKRSDIIEYCADLLEKKEGKVG; via the coding sequence ATGATTATTCCATTTTTTCTCACACCAAAACAGGAGGTTATAATATTATCTCCCAAAAATACAATGAGGCAGGCTTTAGAGAAAATGGAGCACCATAGATACTCTGCTATTCCATTAATTGATGAAAAAGGAAAGTATGTAGGCACAATAACAGAAGGTGATTTGCTCTGGAAGATAAAGAACACTCCCGGTTTAAGCTTTGAAAATACCAACAAAATATTATTGACTGAGGTTCCATGGCACATTAAAAATAGACCAGTAAAGATTACTGCAAGAGTGGATAGCCTGTTAATGCTTGCTATATCTCAAAACTTTGTTCCTGTAGTGGATGACAATGATGTTTTCATTGGAATTGTTAAACGTAGTGATATTATAGAATACTGTGCCGACTTATTAGAGAAGAAAGAAGGAAAGGTTGGCTAA
- a CDS encoding carbon monoxide dehydrogenase, with translation MAKEMIHRLNGRISYHDSVQNMYENRLVPDEMSNVFDRMDPQEKIRCNFCTDGVSCQLCSNGPCRISNKSGAELGVCGISPDAMAMRDMLLRNVMGTATYAHHAFMAFSTLKSTAQGKTPFGIKDKNKLYDMSQKLGIDTSGSQEQVAERLADYFIAELSKDYQEPSKLIQVFAPQKRQKLWQDLAIFPAGVLHEIKDATASCLTNVDGDYISLAKKAMRLGIACIYGAQIPLEMVQDILFGTPVPHEVDMDLGVMDPDYVNIVFNGHEPWVGVATIYEARKPEWQEKARRAGAKGIRVIGSIETGQELLQRFEMDEVFVGHTGNWLAIEPLLATGTVDVFAMDENCSPPNLHPYGEKYKVTLVSINDLVRVPKVEKNLDYKPPEGLAIAHKLLEWGIANYPIRREHVKPYVPQMKTKAVAGFSTESILNALGGKLDPLLDVIKAGKIKGVVAIVNCASLKNGPQDWVTVNLAKELVKRDILILAGGCGNHGLEVAGMANMDALQYAGEGLKEVCSSLGIPPVLPFGTCTDTGRISMLVTALADALGVDTSDLPVAVSAPEWMEQKATIDGLFALAYGLYTHLSPTPPVTGGPELTKLLTEDLEGITGGKVAIGDNPAEIAQAIEDHINKKRQKLGI, from the coding sequence ATGGCCAAGGAAATGATACACAGATTAAATGGACGTATTAGCTATCATGATTCTGTTCAGAACATGTATGAAAACCGATTAGTGCCTGACGAAATGAGTAATGTTTTTGACCGTATGGATCCTCAGGAAAAGATTCGCTGTAACTTTTGTACTGATGGAGTAAGTTGCCAGCTTTGTAGTAATGGTCCCTGTAGAATTTCAAATAAATCTGGCGCTGAGTTAGGAGTCTGTGGTATAAGCCCAGATGCCATGGCCATGAGGGATATGCTGTTACGAAATGTTATGGGTACAGCTACATATGCTCACCATGCCTTCATGGCATTTAGCACACTAAAATCAACAGCTCAAGGCAAAACCCCATTTGGAATTAAAGACAAAAACAAACTGTATGACATGTCACAAAAGCTTGGAATTGATACATCTGGTTCCCAGGAACAGGTTGCTGAAAGACTAGCTGATTACTTTATAGCTGAATTATCAAAGGATTACCAGGAACCAAGCAAACTCATCCAGGTCTTTGCTCCACAGAAGAGGCAAAAGCTGTGGCAGGATCTGGCCATATTCCCGGCAGGAGTGTTACACGAAATCAAAGATGCAACTGCTAGCTGCTTGACAAACGTTGATGGAGACTATATATCCCTAGCAAAAAAAGCCATGAGGTTAGGAATAGCCTGTATATATGGAGCTCAGATACCGTTGGAGATGGTTCAAGACATCCTTTTTGGAACACCAGTACCCCATGAGGTGGATATGGATCTTGGGGTCATGGATCCAGATTACGTAAACATAGTATTTAACGGCCATGAACCATGGGTAGGTGTTGCCACAATTTATGAAGCTAGAAAGCCTGAGTGGCAGGAAAAAGCAAGACGGGCAGGTGCCAAAGGAATTAGGGTAATAGGTTCTATTGAAACTGGGCAAGAATTACTTCAGCGTTTTGAGATGGATGAGGTGTTTGTAGGGCATACAGGAAACTGGCTGGCAATTGAACCACTACTTGCTACTGGTACTGTTGATGTCTTCGCAATGGATGAAAACTGTTCACCACCAAACCTACACCCCTATGGTGAAAAATACAAGGTTACTTTGGTATCCATCAATGATTTAGTTCGAGTACCCAAGGTTGAAAAAAATCTTGATTACAAACCTCCCGAAGGACTAGCAATTGCTCATAAACTACTAGAGTGGGGAATCGCGAACTATCCAATAAGAAGGGAGCACGTAAAGCCATATGTACCTCAGATGAAGACAAAGGCTGTTGCGGGTTTTTCAACAGAATCAATACTTAATGCTTTAGGTGGAAAACTAGACCCCTTACTGGATGTGATTAAGGCTGGTAAGATAAAAGGCGTTGTAGCAATAGTAAACTGTGCATCTTTAAAAAATGGTCCTCAGGATTGGGTAACAGTTAACCTTGCCAAAGAGTTGGTCAAGAGAGATATCCTAATACTAGCAGGAGGCTGCGGAAACCATGGTTTAGAGGTAGCTGGCATGGCAAATATGGATGCCCTGCAGTATGCGGGAGAAGGCTTAAAAGAGGTATGTAGTTCCCTTGGCATTCCACCTGTACTTCCCTTTGGGACTTGTACAGACACGGGACGAATCTCCATGCTGGTAACAGCCCTAGCAGATGCTTTAGGAGTGGATACATCCGATTTACCTGTTGCTGTTAGTGCACCAGAATGGATGGAGCAAAAAGCAACTATAGATGGACTCTTTGCTTTGGCCTATGGTCTATACACTCACCTATCACCAACACCTCCTGTTACAGGTGGACCTGAACTTACCAAACTGTTAACCGAGGACCTTGAAGGAATAACAGGTGGAAAGGTTGCTATTGGTGATAATCCAGCAGAAATTGCCCAGGCAATAGAAGATCATATAAATAAAAAGAGACAAAAGCTAGGCATTTGA